A region from the Mucilaginibacter sp. CSA2-8R genome encodes:
- a CDS encoding glycosyltransferase family protein: MKILFGIQGTGNGHISRAREIVPLLQQYGDVDLLISGTEAEVGLSQPLKYKFHGFSFVFGRRGGVDKWSTFKRMNLWQLWRDARTLPLKQYDLIINDFEPVSAWACKLQHMPSVSLSHQCSFISPHTPRPARWNYAEWLFKYYSPTTHHIGFHFDRYDDFIHTPVIRSEIRRMEISNKGHYAVYLPAYDDKTLVKHLSKINSVEWHIFSKRQKAPFKQGNVHVCPVDNAKFNESLASCEGLLTGGGFEGPAEALFLQKKVMMVPMTGQYEQRCNALAASRLGVPVITGINAVNVPLISHWVESNNRVQVNFPDETAQIVDRMVKQYARPQAVLA; encoded by the coding sequence ATGAAAATACTTTTTGGCATACAAGGAACCGGTAACGGGCACATTAGCCGTGCCCGCGAGATTGTGCCGTTGCTGCAGCAATACGGCGATGTTGATTTGCTGATTAGCGGTACCGAGGCCGAAGTGGGATTATCGCAACCGTTGAAGTATAAGTTTCATGGCTTTAGCTTTGTTTTTGGCCGCAGGGGAGGGGTGGACAAATGGTCAACGTTTAAGCGGATGAACCTGTGGCAGCTTTGGCGTGATGCGCGTACCCTGCCGTTGAAGCAATATGATTTAATTATAAATGATTTTGAACCGGTTAGTGCCTGGGCCTGTAAACTGCAGCATATGCCTTCGGTTTCATTAAGTCATCAGTGCTCTTTTATATCGCCTCATACACCTCGCCCTGCACGCTGGAATTATGCGGAGTGGCTATTTAAATATTATTCGCCTACTACTCATCACATTGGTTTTCATTTTGACCGGTATGATGATTTTATACATACCCCTGTAATTAGAAGCGAAATACGCCGGATGGAAATCAGCAATAAAGGTCATTACGCGGTTTATTTGCCGGCTTATGATGACAAAACGCTGGTAAAGCATCTAAGTAAAATAAATAGTGTAGAGTGGCATATATTTTCTAAACGGCAAAAAGCACCTTTTAAACAGGGCAATGTACATGTATGCCCGGTTGATAATGCCAAGTTTAATGAGAGTTTGGCCAGTTGCGAGGGTTTACTAACCGGTGGTGGTTTTGAAGGCCCGGCCGAAGCATTATTTTTGCAAAAAAAGGTAATGATGGTGCCCATGACGGGGCAGTACGAGCAACGTTGTAATGCTTTAGCAGCGTCACGTTTAGGAGTACCTGTTATTACCGGTATCAATGCTGTCAATGTTCCTTTAATCAGTCATTGGGTAGAAAGTAACAACCGGGTGCAGGTAAACTTTCCCGACGAAACTGCACAGATTGTTGACAGGATGGTAAAGCAATACGCCCGCCCGCAAGCTGTGTTAGCTTAA
- the upp gene encoding uracil phosphoribosyltransferase — translation MLFVLNNINTICNQFLTELRDADQQQDRMRFRRNQERIGEILAYEISKELRYKAVEVQTPLGTAQVNIPDEQPVLGTILRAGLPLHQGFLNVFDQAASTFITAHRKTRKTGEFTIQIEHISTADLDGKTFILCDTMLATGQSVVQVCKELMGQYNLTALHIAAVIASAEGVEHVRAHLPMAHLWIGAIDEEMTTKSYIVPGLGDAGDLAYGEKV, via the coding sequence ATGCTTTTTGTTTTAAACAACATTAATACCATCTGTAATCAGTTTTTAACCGAGCTTAGGGATGCCGATCAGCAGCAGGACCGTATGCGCTTTCGGCGCAACCAGGAACGTATTGGCGAAATACTGGCTTACGAGATAAGTAAAGAGTTAAGATATAAAGCAGTTGAGGTACAAACACCCTTGGGTACAGCCCAGGTAAACATACCAGATGAACAGCCGGTTTTGGGCACTATTTTGCGTGCCGGTTTGCCCTTGCATCAGGGTTTTTTAAACGTATTTGACCAGGCTGCATCCACGTTTATTACCGCCCATCGTAAAACCAGAAAAACGGGTGAGTTTACTATACAGATTGAGCATATATCAACTGCCGACTTGGACGGTAAAACTTTTATTTTATGCGACACCATGTTGGCTACAGGACAAAGTGTGGTGCAGGTTTGCAAAGAACTGATGGGGCAGTACAATCTAACCGCCCTGCATATTGCAGCGGTAATTGCCAGTGCCGAAGGTGTTGAGCATGTGCGTGCACATTTACCCATGGCACATTTATGGATAGGCGCTATTGATGAAGAAATGACTACGAAATCTTACATCGTGCCAGGGCTGGGTGATGCCGGCGATCTGGCTTATGGCGAAAAGGTTTAG
- a CDS encoding methyltransferase domain-containing protein: protein MSNELTDRKFWANYWESKTGLAFKVPANYTFHKLFEQLLANESIGSAIELGGFPGYYAIFLKNYFGLDTTLFDFYVHQPVLKQVLTANNLKEQDIKVIEGDLFNYQPQQQYDLVLSCGLIEHFNDTKDIISRHLQFLKPGGTLFITLPNFTGVNGWVQRRYDMDNYNKHNISSMNPSKLADYCYDLGLQKVEASYYGHFSIWLENMKQQSGVTKSFLKALWLAGKVFTKAVPIESKALSPYIVLKAIK from the coding sequence ATGAGCAACGAACTCACCGACCGTAAATTTTGGGCAAATTATTGGGAATCAAAAACAGGCTTAGCCTTTAAGGTTCCGGCCAACTATACTTTCCATAAATTATTTGAACAGCTATTGGCTAATGAGTCCATCGGGTCGGCTATTGAGTTAGGTGGATTTCCGGGTTATTATGCTATCTTTTTAAAGAACTATTTTGGGCTCGATACCACCTTGTTCGATTTTTATGTTCATCAGCCAGTACTGAAACAGGTACTAACAGCCAATAATTTAAAAGAACAGGATATTAAAGTGATTGAGGGCGACTTGTTTAATTACCAGCCGCAACAGCAATATGACCTGGTATTATCATGCGGACTGATTGAGCATTTTAATGATACCAAAGATATCATCAGCCGGCACCTACAATTTTTAAAACCCGGCGGCACTTTGTTTATTACGCTGCCTAATTTTACCGGTGTAAATGGCTGGGTACAGCGCCGCTACGACATGGATAACTACAACAAGCATAACATCAGCAGCATGAATCCGAGCAAACTGGCCGATTACTGCTACGACTTAGGCTTGCAAAAAGTGGAGGCTTCTTATTACGGTCACTTTTCTATCTGGCTCGAAAACATGAAACAGCAAAGCGGTGTCACTAAATCTTTTTTAAAAGCACTCTGGCTGGCTGGCAAGGTTTTTACCAAAGCGGTGCCTATCGAGAGCAAGGCTTTATCGCCTTACATAGTGTTAAAAGCTATAAAATAG
- the uvrB gene encoding excinuclease ABC subunit UvrB, whose product MDFKINSQYIPSGDQPEAIRQLVEGVNGGEQYQTLLGVTGSGKTFTVANIIEQTQRPTLILSHNKTLAAQLYGEFKQFFPDNAVNYFVSYYDYYQPEAFIPTTNTYIEKDLQINDEIEKLRLRTTSALMSGRRDVIVVSSISCIYGMGNPEDFTNSIFKFAVGTRISRNAFLHRLVEILYARTTVEFKRGTFRVKGDTVDIYPAYLDYAYRISFYGDDIEELSSFDPQTGKTLEKMPNMVLFPATLYVAPRDRFTSSIWAIQEELEMRKQQFIDEKRFLEAKRLEERVNYDLEMIRELGYCSGIENYSRFFDGRKPGMRPFCLLDYFPDDYLMVIDESHVTVPQVRAMYGGDRSRKISLVDYGFRLPAAMDNRPLNFEEFERLAPQTIYVSATPGDFELEKSGGVVVEQVIRPTGLLDPLIEIRPIINQVDDLLDEVDKTIKMGDRILVTTLTKRMSEELAKYMDRLGIKCRYIHSEVKTLERVEILRGLRLGEFDVLIGINLLREGLDLPEVSLVAILDADKEGFLRSERSLIQTIGRAARNDRGRVIMYADTITESMRVTIDETTRRREKQIAYNADHGIIPKTVGKSKEAIIEQTSVVDFKGGVQRAYVESDEISVAADPIVQYMSKGDLKKAIDNTKKDMLAAAKDMDFLTAAKLRDEMFALEKMLAEK is encoded by the coding sequence ATGGATTTTAAAATTAATTCGCAATATATTCCATCCGGCGATCAGCCCGAAGCTATCAGGCAACTGGTTGAAGGCGTTAACGGTGGCGAACAATACCAGACTTTACTTGGCGTTACCGGTTCGGGTAAAACTTTTACCGTTGCCAATATTATTGAGCAAACGCAACGTCCTACGCTCATTTTAAGTCACAACAAAACACTCGCTGCACAGCTTTACGGTGAGTTTAAGCAGTTTTTTCCGGACAATGCGGTTAACTACTTTGTATCATATTACGATTATTACCAGCCGGAAGCCTTTATACCGACTACCAATACCTATATAGAAAAGGATTTACAGATTAACGACGAGATTGAAAAACTGCGTTTGCGCACTACATCGGCGTTAATGTCGGGACGGCGTGATGTGATTGTAGTTTCGTCCATCTCCTGCATCTACGGTATGGGTAACCCGGAGGATTTTACCAACTCCATCTTTAAGTTTGCCGTGGGTACCCGCATTAGCCGTAATGCTTTTTTACACCGATTAGTCGAAATTTTATATGCCCGTACTACGGTTGAGTTTAAGCGCGGTACTTTCAGGGTAAAAGGTGATACCGTTGATATTTATCCAGCTTACTTAGACTATGCTTACCGCATTTCTTTTTATGGCGATGATATTGAAGAGCTAAGCAGTTTTGACCCGCAAACCGGTAAAACACTGGAAAAAATGCCGAATATGGTATTATTTCCGGCTACATTATACGTTGCCCCGCGCGACCGGTTTACCAGCAGTATTTGGGCTATACAAGAAGAACTGGAAATGCGTAAGCAGCAGTTTATTGACGAAAAACGCTTTTTAGAAGCTAAGCGACTGGAAGAAAGGGTGAATTACGACCTGGAAATGATTCGCGAACTGGGTTATTGTTCGGGTATTGAGAATTATTCGCGCTTTTTTGACGGCCGCAAGCCAGGTATGCGCCCCTTCTGCTTGTTGGATTATTTTCCGGATGATTATCTGATGGTGATTGACGAGAGCCATGTAACCGTACCGCAGGTACGGGCTATGTATGGTGGCGACCGTTCGCGTAAAATATCGTTAGTAGACTATGGTTTCAGGTTACCTGCCGCAATGGATAATCGCCCGCTAAATTTTGAAGAATTTGAGCGTTTGGCACCACAAACTATTTATGTAAGCGCTACCCCCGGCGATTTTGAGTTAGAAAAATCGGGCGGTGTAGTGGTTGAACAAGTAATACGCCCTACCGGCCTGTTAGACCCGCTGATTGAGATACGCCCTATTATTAACCAGGTGGATGACTTGCTTGACGAGGTTGATAAAACCATCAAAATGGGCGACCGCATACTGGTAACTACCTTAACCAAACGCATGTCTGAGGAGTTGGCCAAGTATATGGACCGCCTGGGTATTAAATGCCGTTACATACACTCTGAGGTAAAAACCTTGGAGCGGGTAGAAATTTTACGCGGACTACGTTTGGGCGAATTTGACGTGCTGATTGGTATTAACTTACTACGGGAAGGATTGGATTTACCCGAAGTATCATTAGTAGCGATTTTGGATGCTGATAAAGAGGGATTCTTACGTTCGGAGCGTTCATTGATCCAAACCATTGGCCGGGCGGCGCGTAACGATCGCGGCCGTGTAATTATGTATGCAGATACTATTACCGAAAGCATGCGTGTAACTATTGATGAAACTACCCGTCGCCGCGAAAAACAGATAGCATACAATGCCGACCATGGTATTATACCTAAAACCGTTGGTAAATCTAAAGAAGCCATCATTGAGCAAACGTCGGTGGTTGACTTTAAAGGCGGCGTGCAGCGCGCTTATGTAGAAAGCGATGAAATTAGTGTTGCAGCCGACCCGATTGTACAATACATGAGTAAGGGCGATTTGAAGAAAGCCATAGATAATACGAAAAAGGATATGTTGGCCGCAGCCAAAGACATGGACTTTTTAACCGCTGCCAAGCTGCGCGACGAAATGTTTGCCCTAGAGAAAATGCTGGCCGAAAAATAA
- the purQ gene encoding phosphoribosylformylglycinamidine synthase subunit PurQ, whose translation MKFGVVIFPGSNCDEDIIYVLETIMGQQVVRLWHKDHNLQGVDVVILPGGFSFGDYLRSGAIARFSPIMQEVIQFAGKGGYVMGICNGFQILAEAGLVPGALLHNKNRKFICRNTFLVPQTKNSLLTSQIDEQKVLKIPIAHGEGNYYADADLLKSLNDNDQILFRYSDEAGNITNEANPNGSIENIAGVCNIKRNVFALMPHPERAADTLLANEDGLAIFESILNMAKA comes from the coding sequence ATGAAATTTGGTGTAGTTATATTCCCCGGTTCCAATTGCGACGAAGATATCATCTACGTTCTCGAAACAATAATGGGTCAGCAGGTAGTGCGTTTGTGGCACAAAGATCACAATTTGCAGGGTGTTGATGTGGTAATTCTGCCTGGAGGGTTTTCTTTTGGCGACTATTTGCGTTCGGGTGCCATTGCCCGCTTTTCACCTATCATGCAAGAGGTTATTCAGTTTGCCGGTAAAGGTGGTTATGTAATGGGTATTTGTAACGGTTTCCAGATACTGGCCGAAGCCGGGCTGGTACCCGGTGCTTTATTGCATAACAAAAACCGCAAGTTTATTTGCCGTAACACTTTCCTGGTGCCTCAAACCAAAAATTCGCTGCTTACTTCGCAAATTGATGAACAAAAGGTGTTGAAAATTCCTATTGCTCATGGCGAGGGTAACTACTATGCCGATGCAGACCTGCTGAAAAGCCTGAATGATAATGATCAGATTTTATTCCGTTACAGCGACGAAGCAGGTAACATCACCAACGAAGCTAATCCTAACGGCTCGATTGAAAACATTGCCGGCGTTTGTAACATCAAACGCAATGTTTTTGCCCTGATGCCTCATCCGGAAAGGGCCGCCGATACTTTACTGGCTAACGAAGATGGTTTGGCTATTTTCGAATCTATATTGAACATGGCTAAAGCCTAA
- a CDS encoding DinB family protein, which translates to MSVATEHKAINDALDDYRQQLDEIPDEQFAETPPIGGWSYAEVYSHIMQASLGSSIAAEKCCRKTGVATGKGLNWHGRLVFLLDRFPPGKHQAPPAVASLTKKITKEDARNLIVKVRKRMDEVSSLALHDAGSCKISHPGLGMLTAAQWIKFLRIHLQHHLKQLDRIKKSFPHR; encoded by the coding sequence ATGAGCGTAGCTACCGAGCACAAGGCTATTAATGATGCGCTGGATGATTACCGGCAGCAGTTAGATGAGATTCCTGATGAACAATTTGCCGAAACACCTCCCATAGGTGGCTGGAGCTATGCCGAGGTTTATTCGCACATTATGCAGGCCAGTTTGGGCTCATCCATTGCTGCCGAAAAATGCTGCCGTAAAACGGGCGTTGCCACCGGTAAAGGTTTAAATTGGCATGGCCGGTTAGTTTTTTTATTAGATCGTTTTCCGCCGGGTAAGCACCAGGCTCCACCTGCAGTGGCCAGCCTCACCAAAAAAATAACTAAAGAAGATGCCCGCAATCTGATCGTAAAAGTGCGTAAGCGTATGGATGAAGTATCGTCACTGGCGCTGCATGATGCTGGTAGCTGTAAAATCAGCCATCCTGGTTTAGGCATGCTTACTGCGGCGCAATGGATTAAATTTTTGCGCATCCACCTGCAACACCATTTAAAACAGCTGGACAGGATAAAAAAAAGTTTTCCACATCGGTAG
- the lptC gene encoding LPS export ABC transporter periplasmic protein LptC, giving the protein MTKLLKHIQNIKYRLALVAGLLLFSACENSLKDIQKISAQEVSKPISTTTGLDVTYSDSAKVQFRLTAPLLLDYIDKKFKEMPKGLKIIKYETTPKGVVQTAQITADYGIMREGDKLIELRRNVVATNQKGDVFKSEELFWDQGKRQIYSNKLVQLSSSNGTNLYGTGASTNESMYPWIIKNTTGQIPVNQNFGQ; this is encoded by the coding sequence TTGACTAAGTTATTAAAACATATACAAAATATAAAGTACCGGCTGGCCCTTGTGGCCGGCCTGTTGCTTTTTAGTGCCTGCGAAAACAGCCTGAAGGATATTCAGAAAATTTCGGCTCAGGAGGTAAGTAAGCCCATCAGTACCACTACAGGCCTTGATGTTACCTACAGCGACTCTGCTAAAGTGCAATTTCGCCTAACCGCACCCCTGCTACTCGACTATATTGATAAAAAGTTTAAGGAGATGCCCAAAGGGTTAAAAATCATCAAATATGAAACTACGCCTAAAGGAGTAGTGCAAACTGCACAGATTACGGCCGATTACGGCATTATGCGCGAAGGTGATAAGCTTATTGAGTTGCGCCGCAATGTGGTTGCAACTAATCAAAAAGGAGATGTTTTTAAATCAGAAGAACTGTTTTGGGACCAGGGTAAGCGCCAAATCTATTCCAATAAACTTGTACAGTTAAGCTCCTCAAATGGCACAAATCTGTACGGCACGGGTGCCAGTACAAACGAAAGTATGTATCCCTGGATTATTAAAAATACTACAGGGCAAATTCCAGTAAATCAAAACTTTGGGCAGTAA
- a CDS encoding UDP-2,3-diacylglucosamine diphosphatase, with protein sequence MAKRDIDIVVISDVHLGTYGCHANELLTYLKSIRPKQVILNGDIIDIWQFSKSYWPESHMKVVRRLLKFVTEGIPVYYLTGNHDEMLRKFADFNLGRFQLLNKLLLNVDGKKAWIFHGDVFDVTMQHSKWLAKLGAVGYDSLIIINSMVNWCLTALGRQKMSFSQKIKGRVKEAVKFINHFEQTAADLAVDKRYDYVICGHIHHAEIRQIKATDQPGSVLYLNSGDWVESLTSLEYSQGEWRVYKYNPADFSNDTEDEEKAEDLNASLDVKVLLEKFKMEGH encoded by the coding sequence ATGGCTAAACGCGATATTGATATTGTTGTTATCTCCGATGTGCACTTAGGCACTTATGGCTGCCACGCCAACGAATTGCTTACTTACCTCAAAAGCATCCGCCCCAAGCAGGTTATTTTAAACGGAGATATTATTGACATTTGGCAATTTAGCAAATCGTACTGGCCCGAGTCGCATATGAAGGTGGTGCGCCGCCTGCTCAAATTTGTAACTGAGGGTATTCCGGTGTATTATCTTACTGGTAACCACGACGAGATGCTGCGTAAGTTTGCTGATTTTAACCTCGGCCGGTTTCAACTGCTTAACAAATTACTGTTAAACGTAGATGGTAAAAAAGCTTGGATCTTTCATGGTGATGTTTTTGATGTAACTATGCAGCACTCCAAATGGCTGGCCAAATTGGGTGCTGTAGGCTACGATTCCCTTATCATCATCAACAGTATGGTAAACTGGTGCTTAACTGCCTTGGGTCGTCAAAAAATGAGTTTTTCGCAAAAAATAAAAGGCAGGGTTAAAGAGGCGGTAAAGTTTATTAATCATTTTGAGCAAACTGCTGCCGACTTGGCGGTTGATAAACGTTATGATTATGTGATATGCGGCCACATCCACCATGCCGAAATCAGGCAGATTAAAGCCACCGATCAGCCAGGGTCCGTGCTTTATTTAAATTCCGGTGACTGGGTAGAAAGTTTAACTTCGTTAGAATATAGTCAGGGCGAATGGCGTGTATACAAATATAACCCTGCTGATTTTAGCAATGACACCGAAGACGAAGAAAAAGCCGAAGATTTAAATGCCAGCTTAGATGTTAAAGTGTTACTGGAAAAATTTAAGATGGAAGGCCATTGA
- a CDS encoding YjjG family noncanonical pyrimidine nucleotidase, producing the protein MKRYTHLFFDLDHTIWDFDRNAEETLQELFVLHNLEALGLKSATEFITTYTHNNHALWADYHLGKIDKETLRQTRFRKTFTDLGLHPDVVPVEFEDAYVELCPTKTNLFPHAHETLSYLQQKYSLHLITNGFKEATRRKVSGTGLEKYFTNIIISELVGVNKPDKAIFKHALELAGAKKEESIMIGDSLEADVYGALNFGMDAIYFNPLKVPKPEDVPVQIHSLDELTQLL; encoded by the coding sequence ATGAAACGATATACTCACCTCTTTTTTGATCTGGATCATACCATTTGGGATTTTGACCGGAATGCAGAGGAAACCTTGCAAGAGCTTTTTGTTTTACACAATTTAGAAGCGCTCGGGCTAAAGTCAGCCACCGAGTTTATTACTACTTATACCCATAACAATCATGCCTTATGGGCCGATTATCATTTAGGCAAAATTGATAAAGAAACGCTGCGCCAAACCCGTTTCCGTAAAACATTTACTGATTTGGGGCTACATCCGGATGTGGTTCCGGTTGAGTTTGAGGATGCTTACGTTGAACTATGCCCAACTAAAACCAACTTGTTTCCGCATGCTCATGAAACCTTGTCCTATTTGCAGCAAAAGTATAGTCTGCATTTAATTACCAACGGTTTTAAGGAGGCTACCCGGCGCAAAGTGAGCGGTACCGGTTTGGAAAAATATTTTACCAATATTATTATCTCCGAACTGGTGGGAGTAAACAAGCCGGATAAAGCAATATTTAAGCATGCCCTGGAATTGGCGGGTGCTAAAAAAGAAGAAAGCATCATGATAGGCGACAGCCTGGAAGCCGATGTTTACGGCGCATTGAATTTTGGTATGGATGCCATTTATTTTAACCCGCTTAAAGTGCCCAAACCGGAAGATGTACCGGTACAAATTCATAGTTTAGACGAGCTAACCCAATTGTTATGA
- a CDS encoding DUF6427 family protein, whose product MIDIFRRYNPLNILWLVVLLFIMRGGYMLFAPASVPLQLAEPFALSLLPIHFINNISGAFSVFLAALVVLAQAVALNYLINVHNLLGRPSFLPGLLYVVMSGLFTPFLVLSAPLLCNFFIIWMLFKFLDLYKTEESKSLAFDLGMLAAAGSLVYFPCTYLMVIVWAALVIFRPFDWREWAASLIGYITIYFFVGVAYYLTDRLPGFTHIWFPLGAKFNMPEVLDKYDFLALIPVMAILILGTFKLQENFFKSYVLIRKAFQLLFFIVLVGAASYYVRPEFGLSHFLITVVPVALFSAYYFLYAGMRWMYESLFFLLLASIIYFQFNTF is encoded by the coding sequence ATGATAGACATCTTTCGTAGATATAATCCACTTAATATTTTATGGCTCGTTGTGCTGCTTTTTATTATGCGCGGCGGCTATATGCTGTTTGCTCCGGCATCGGTACCCCTGCAGTTAGCCGAGCCTTTTGCACTTTCGTTACTGCCTATACATTTTATTAACAACATATCCGGAGCGTTCAGTGTGTTTTTAGCTGCTTTAGTTGTGCTTGCCCAGGCAGTTGCGCTTAATTACCTTATTAACGTTCATAATTTGTTAGGGCGCCCAAGCTTTTTACCCGGCTTGTTATATGTGGTGATGTCGGGGCTGTTTACACCATTTTTAGTATTGAGCGCACCCTTGCTTTGTAATTTCTTTATCATCTGGATGCTTTTTAAGTTTCTGGACCTCTATAAAACTGAAGAATCTAAATCTCTGGCTTTTGATTTGGGTATGCTGGCCGCAGCCGGGTCATTAGTTTATTTCCCGTGTACTTACCTGATGGTGATTGTGTGGGCAGCTCTTGTCATTTTTCGTCCGTTTGACTGGCGAGAATGGGCTGCCAGCCTGATTGGTTATATCACCATTTACTTTTTTGTAGGCGTAGCCTATTATTTAACGGACCGTTTGCCGGGTTTTACCCATATCTGGTTTCCGTTAGGCGCAAAATTTAATATGCCCGAGGTGCTGGACAAATATGATTTTTTAGCGCTGATACCAGTAATGGCAATCTTGATTTTGGGTACCTTTAAATTGCAGGAAAACTTTTTTAAAAGTTATGTACTTATCCGCAAAGCTTTCCAGCTATTGTTTTTTATAGTACTGGTTGGAGCGGCCTCTTACTATGTGCGCCCCGAGTTTGGATTAAGCCATTTTTTAATTACTGTGGTGCCTGTAGCCCTGTTTTCGGCCTATTATTTTTTATACGCCGGTATGCGCTGGATGTACGAGAGCCTGTTTTTTTTGCTGTTAGCCAGTATAATTTACTTCCAGTTTAACACTTTTTAA
- a CDS encoding type III pantothenate kinase produces the protein MAQLVIDIGNTLIKAAIFDGQELIDVQYYHQVTHVELQVLLSRYPVANAIISTVRGSTEAWFGILEQQVKVLYFNRSMAQDIQNHYGTPQTLGLDRLAAVLGARRLFPADDNLVIDAGTCITYDGVDAGANYYGGSISPGLNMRYKALQHYTAVLPLVEADPGFTDYYGNNTVNAIRSGVQNGLLYEVEGFIRSYKQQARHLNIILTGGDSVFLDTVLKNSIFAGYIKLEPYLVLKGLNAAIQERND, from the coding sequence ATGGCTCAACTGGTTATTGATATTGGCAATACGCTTATCAAAGCTGCAATTTTTGACGGCCAGGAACTTATTGATGTACAATACTACCACCAGGTAACGCATGTTGAGTTACAAGTACTGCTGAGTAGATACCCTGTTGCAAATGCTATTATATCAACGGTTAGAGGCAGTACTGAAGCGTGGTTTGGTATTTTAGAGCAGCAGGTAAAGGTGTTGTACTTCAACCGTAGCATGGCACAAGATATTCAAAACCATTATGGTACACCGCAAACTTTAGGTTTAGACAGGCTGGCGGCAGTTTTAGGAGCAAGGCGTCTTTTTCCGGCTGATGATAACCTGGTGATAGATGCCGGCACTTGTATAACTTATGACGGAGTTGATGCCGGCGCAAATTATTACGGCGGGAGCATATCGCCTGGGCTTAATATGCGTTATAAAGCTTTGCAACACTACACTGCCGTATTACCGCTGGTTGAGGCCGATCCGGGTTTTACCGATTACTATGGTAATAACACGGTTAATGCCATACGCTCGGGTGTGCAAAACGGATTATTGTACGAGGTAGAAGGTTTTATACGAAGCTACAAACAGCAGGCCCGGCACCTGAATATCATACTCACCGGCGGCGACAGTGTTTTTTTGGATACTGTGCTGAAAAATAGCATCTTTGCCGGCTATATAAAATTGGAACCTTACCTGGTTCTTAAAGGATTAAATGCAGCTATACAAGAGCGTAATGATTAA